A window of Benincasa hispida cultivar B227 chromosome 9, ASM972705v1, whole genome shotgun sequence genomic DNA:
ttgataaaaattatttaaaattttgaatgattgtcaaacaattcaattttatgtttttcaaaagatcatttttatttaaattaagtagccttattaaaacatttcattataaaaaaaagtatattattCAGGTATTATCGGAatatgttagttttttttttttttattactaagTTCatgataatgaaattaaaacttaaataaTATTTGACTTTAAGAAAATATAACAATTCAAGCTTATCTTTATGCGGAAGCAAAGGCAGGAACAATGAAGAAGTAGATATTATTCTTTTTGGGAGAAATAGGGGACCCACTCAAGCTCAAGTGATGATAGTAGGGTCACTGGTCTTGACCATATCTTGTCCTCTTCAAATCTTTAGAGATTGCGGATTATACAATTTAGCaccaaaaaagggaaaaagaattaACCCAACTGGCTCCACTCTCCATTCCATCCAAATTcgacattaaattttaaaatctaaatttttttttttctcccaagATAAGGACGCCCTGAGTTGGTGAGTAAATTTCAAGCTTCAATTGCCATGTCACAAACCTTATCCGTTATCTCCCCTTCCATTATCCCGTTTCTCGATTTTCATTGACATAAACAAACACAGGACAGCAAACTCAGATTATTGTCGGAGTTTAACATGTTTTAGTGTCAGTCAACTTCGAATTTTAATCAGACAAGATGAAGATCTTCACATCATTTACTGAAAATCCGAAAATAttattacaattaaaaattCGATCAAACCCCAGCCGACAACAACCTCCTTATGTACCTTACTTCTCGGCAGCCTAAAAATTCCGTCTTTTCATATCTACAACAAAAACAGAgtaatttctttctttccttctccctgctaattaaatttaaatacaattttaaaaaaacgcTGAAAATTTGCACAATCCCACCATCGAAATATGAATTCACAAACAAACCCCAAAAGGCCACCGATTGAtgaagttttttttcccttttttctttacCCGTTTCACATTAATAGCTCCGAAACCCATCCGACATCGGGTGTGAATGTTGAATCCACCTCCTTCACAGAGTTGTCTTTGCTGAGTTTTGCATACATTTTAGCTCTTAGGTCTCTCCCAGATTCCACTCTCTCCATTGCAGGTTCTTCCTCGTAACTCTTCCCCCACAATTCGTAATTTCCGGTGGTCGGAGTTGACGGTAAGCTGTACAAACCAGAGCCGGAGGGAGAGAGTGGATTCTGTCCCCCCAATTGAATCCTCCCCCAATGAGGGGTTGCTTTCGATTTCCCAAGTTGAAGATTACGCATACACGAAACCAATCCATTCATCGAATTAAACGGACAATTCGGCGATAGGGGAGGTGAATCGGATGGCGGAGAAACAGGGGGCGTTGATAGAATTGAAGTGGGTGAAGTCACAAATGATCCTTTGGCGAAATAGGAATCGAATGCGTGTGCAATTCGTGATGACCCATCAACAGAATCGGCCGAAACAGGGGTTCTCGGGCTCTGCTGCGGCAGAACCCGAAGCTGTTCCGGCGTGTGTGCGAAAAAACAGACACGACGGCGACAGGCTAATCCGTCCTTACAAGGCTGAGTCCGGTACCGAGCTGGATGAAGCCAACACTCGAAAATCCCGTGAGCGAAATCGCAAGAATCCCCTTTTTTGCAATTCCCTTTACGAAACTCCGGACAAGCCGTACCGGAGTAATGATACTTCCTCGGATCACGCCGGCGAGCTTTCTCGCCGGGATGCGCGTACGGACACTCCGTCCAATCGTGCGACCTCCCACGTGCGCATCTCCGTATTTTGAACTCGAACATCCGAAAATGGTCACAGGAGAAACCATCCACCGCCTCAGCTACCGCATCCAAATCATCGGAATCCGCCGCGGAGGGAAGGTAACGGTGAATGGAAGAAAAGGAGTCGATAAATGAGTCGACCCCACCAGAGATGAAGACCGGCGAGGAAATTCCGGTCATATGGTGGTCTTCAAGTGGGTCCCATGGAGGAACTTGAATGGTGTGATTGAATCTAGATTGTTCTCCGATCATCATCTTTCAGCCGACGACTCTGTGAATGAAGAAACAAAAAGATCGGCTGcgaatttataaattataaaccCATTGAAAGGAAAGAGAGGAGTAAGTTTTAACCGTGGTTCGGTTAAAATATTAATGTCACAAAAAAACGTCAATACTACAATACTACCCCACCGATTTAAAACAGTCCCACTGatttattctataaatttaTCTTTCCCCTTTCTTTTAAAATGACAATTTGGTCcttttttaaaccaaaaaaataaaaaacgacaAGTAATTGTTATTTAGTTCCTTAATACAAAAATATTAAGTTGTATAGTAGACATGTACCATGACATTTGATCTAAAGGGAATATTAGATTgttaattaaatagttaatcTAGAAAATAAGAATGGGTTATTTGGAAGTATTTAATGAAAGTAGTTGAGTAGTTGTAAAAGAGAAGAGTaggtaaatataattaatatttaccGGATAAGAGGGTAAAGGTGTTGTTTAGGTACTAATAACCTATTGTCTACTTTTAGGTCTCATAAAAGCTACATTTAATTGGCATTAATCAAATTTCCCTCACAGAAAAGTAATTGAGTTTTGTTGGTTTGGAATTAAACAGGCAGGCTCTAATTAATTAGTAATCAAATCACTAAGCATGCACACCAAGACAATGCCCCTCGTCCCCAAAACAACTAAAGAAACTACTCATTTTTCtattgagaatcatttttttaaacatcAATCTGTGTTCTTTTAAAGtatctttttctttattgcacaTTTATATGGTTCCTTTAATCTTTCACAAACCACCTCTTTAAgtgatttttattttggtttccTACTTCTAAAATTTGGAATCAATTATTTCTTAAATATTACCGGCCActgtgttttcttctttttatttattccaatcattctacttttaaaaaatacattttttctaCTTCGTATCAAATTCTAGGTTAAAACCCCATTTTTATTATTGCACAATGGAATGTGTTCAATTTTATggttaatttcattaaattatttattatactatttaaatttaaattattatggAAAATTCtgaattaaatagaaaattcaacaataaaacaatttttttatataaaaaaatagacaaaacGTAGGTTTTAAGAGTACAAATAATTAGTCAAGGCTAAGAGATTAAAATAAACCATCTATGGTGAATTTGTAGGGGAAAACGAGGCACGATGGGAACACgaatattaacaaatataatattaaaataaatatataaataaaataaaatatgcaaAATGAGAAAAATCTCATTCTCCACTTTCTCGAATTTGTATGGAATTTGCCCATTGTGTGTCTTTCAAAATCCACCANNNNNNNNNNNNNNNNNNNNNGCtaaaagtagataaatataaataaaataaaatatgataaataaataaaataataggaaataggaaatttcttaaaaaatctccactttctccaaaattGGTGGAGTTTCAACCAATGTATATATCACTGCAAAATCCACAAATGACCACTTATTTATAGGGAAGCTTAGCAAGTAGGAAGTGGCATACTTTGATACTATGCATAGtattaggttttatgtcctaaaaattcgcagtttgtaatataataaacattttctattatcaatatatttattattaatttcgtaaattgtatgaaagtctaaatccaataaactaagacccatgattattgtatgggtacttgaactttatgtggggacataagagtagatcgggttcgagtaaataatcaaaaataatctatggtacatgaatgaggttgggtaccttatgtAGGATCTAAAAGCAACActagagggggtgaatagggttgactaccaatttttaaaaaataattttatcttcaaacaatgctcaataaagttaacccactaatttgattaaagaaaatttatgcaagacaaaacttaaatcatgcaaactatgataacttcaaatttaaagacaatttaatcaaggataaatttaaataatacactaaaattaaatcatgcaattaggaaagattaaaaaaataactaagacaagaagcaaaaaatttgaaaacaagaaataaaaaagagaggaagagaaaacatcgggaattatagtggttcggcaaattgcctactccactctccaagactccttcttgggtatttcactaagtgattCTTTTGCAGGTGAGGACCAAACCGACACACGACCCTCTTTTTcctaggctaaagagaaacccaagatcATTTTTACTAGTTCAAGATcaaacaaatttctttttctcacaacccaaggtgAACCCACACCCtaatacaattcccaaaaattaaaagaaaacctcacaatattacctcttgaaggctaaatacaTAAGTTGAGTACtcaaaaaaaactcacaaaaataactctaggccaatttaggagcaaAGAGGACAAGAActtgagagtagagagaattgagagcttaagacttgatagctttttttTGTATGTGTgtaaatgaagaataaaatcaagtcgaatttataggcgagggggataaattttggctattggatatgattgcaaatgaagggtggggattgaataaaaataaaaaaggaaatgatttgtaattaagagaggaattttgaaagattgaaattattgagatttggagaataaaaaggatttgaaggatgacaatttaggaaggaaatcaaatttgaaaaaggttgaaatttggtgagaattttggagaaaattggatcagaaaattaaaggaaaataaggaaataaaaatgaaaataaaaaatagccgGATGATATGAGCACCACGCGCACAGGGGAGAGGATTGAGCGTCACTTGCCGCATTCTGTGAAGAAACTGCAGGCGCGTGCGTGGCCGCGCGTGAAGTTGGGTGACcgccacttgtcattatctcattTGTCCACGGTCGCCACGTTACTGCCACATCATGTGCCATGTCAACGCCACTCAGCAAAAGGTGATCGATTGAAACGCCACGTCAGCTGCCACGTCATCAATATTGACCGTTTGTGTGCCACGTGTCACTGCCACgttggatttcctctccaatcttcttttgcttataactttctcgtttgaactccgatttgagcgattcaaattgTGTTGGAATCGTATTTTcgagctctacaagatagtgACTCTGAAACACTAAAAATGTTAGTacaaaaaatttgagttttttatcatcaaaatactgggtttgattgaagccctaaaCCTAacaccttattctggtaacaccattggatgtgacctactctgtagttgttacaaagagttgtaaagtgctacatacaatgtgatcctaattcgtacatgttatgacatgaggagtagggagCGTCCTatcaataagtttgcataagatcagaaccaagaaataagtcacttttactttataacactgtttactgtttaagactggctatttcacctagatgacctaggtaactcaatcttaatcctgagctaactatgaacttctgtttattcgggattgcccttagatttgcataattgagggttggctcaacagcgctagctcaataagactcccattttaggggtaagaccggataaatagttggggacatagggtgcaagacagagttcacgcctacccgatttagggataggagaaaggtcgttctctcaagtactaattccaaatcttgaacaagggccccaccctctcactgggctgagagagtttggttagTGAttgatcacaaaccagttgttcattacaggatcagtagagacttgaggaataagatgaaATCTTTGGGGGTTAAAACAGATTATTTACTTAGCctttattacaaacaacctatgaagggtcgacttatagttaaatcatgtgacataatatatctacagtgaagggagtgcaactatgggctttaatggagtgacccattagttaatgaatgcgGATTAATTTgttctaatgagtttagccaattaattttggatcgttggagcccatgatctgtaggtccgcgaggtcctttcactagctcgtaacggaatagctctagaatagcgtgataagttaatttgaaacgtttaaattagtaagggaattagtaattatatgagatataattacgtatttaatttaagaattaaacgaaataggagaatttatatggttatatttaaatatatgatttaaatatataaagatggatatgttgttaaaattaatttaatattttgatattaattaattgagttttatttaataattaatttatgaaattaattaatttttcttttttaaaattaaaatagatttttttatatttaaatttgattttatgataaaattgaaaaaaaaaaaaaaaacaaacaaaacactaaatggaaaaaagagtttttccattatccatctttgtagTTGCTCACATATGAAGCATTTGCTTTggctttgtcttctccaagcatgaactacaactcatgcaactcttttctttgcatgttgatctacaatataatgaaaagattggagtgaaaattgggcatgcaatctatagagattttaagagaaaaattggttgaagaaagagttctttaGCTAGTTTTCTACAGTGAGCATTTCttcttctacccttgattcaagcttgttttgagtcacacaactcaatctaaagcaccaagagaatagtggggaagatcttgaggtggtctactacaagatttggagaagttagcagttggtgaaggagctttgaagaagttctacaagaggtatatcttgaaattcacttgtttctgcaaaaacatgctttatattttgccaaaattagtgaatttgagtgtttAGATGATCTTGTGCTTCCGCtactattgatacaatcctatatATAGGTGGTTGAATGACACATAGCCAACACATGTGATAATGAGAAAATGACACTTAGCATTGGATACTAAGCATGACATTAATGGGcatctattattattatataatacttataatactCCTCTTTAaatgcccattatatatatgaaatatgtctcattaaaaccttactagaaaaaaccacatgggaaaaaaatcctagtgaaggaaaaggAGTACAAATTTCATATGATTTATGCTTTCAAAAGAATATATTTGCTCCCCCTCATAAAAACATCACTTAGGATCTCTAAGTCGTCGCATTCCAACGTTGtgtaccaatttttcaaaggttatgGTAGATAAtgcttttgtaaataagtccgccaggttatcttttgaacaaatttgttgtacaatgatgtcgtcattttcttcaagatcatgattgtagaaaagctttgatgaaatatgttttgttctatctcctttagtATATCTTCCTTTGATTTGTGATATGCAtattgtgttgtcttcgtataatatcatTGGAAGACTTTTAGTAGAAGATAAACCACATGTTTCACAAATGTGccgagtcattgatcttagccatacacattctcaactagCCCGTCAATTGCaaaaatttcagcatgatttgaggaagtggttgTTATGGTCTGTTTGACTGACCGCCACGATACAGAAGTTCCTCcatatgtgaatagataacctgtttgagatcaaTATCAatcgttcctcggagataatAGAGATGTTTAACTCCGCTCCAATGtcttttgttggagaagaactatatcttgctaataaatttactgaaaatgcaatatctagtcttgtattattagcaagataataagtgcaccaattgcactaagatatgctATTTCATGACCaataagttcttcattatcatctcgaggtcgaaatatatctttactTCATGACCaataagttcttcattatcatctcgaggtcgaaatatatctttcttcacatttagtgaacgaacttccattggaatgttcgaTGGATGTGCCTTGTTcttataaaatcttttcaaaacttttcctgtataagATGACAGATGAATAAATATCATAtctactaaatgctcaatttgaaAACCAAGGCCAAATTTTGtctttccaagatctttcatctcaaattcttttttaagatattctattgcctttgaaagctcttcaggagttctaattatatttaaatcgtcaatatatacagttataatagcaaatcctgactgtgtttctttataaaaacacacagaCATAtaggattattttgatatccttctttcaataaatatctactcaggcgattgtaccacattcgtcctgattATTTCAATTCATGTAGCGATCTCTGTAACGTTACGAAATACAATTCCtggaaatttgatttatatgtttcagagaccttaaatccttctgggattctcgtataaatatcattatcaagagatccatataaatatgatgtgactacatccataagatgcatattcagacttttatacacagtcaagttaattaaatatcttaatgtaattgcatctacTACCgaagaatatgtctcctcaaaatcaatactaGGTcattgtgaaaaaccttgtgcaacgagtctttctttatatcttatgacttcattattttcatttattttccttataaatatccatttgtatcccacaggtttaacaccttctggtaTTTGGACTACAAGTCCAAAAACccgacgttttgaaagtgagtttaattctgtctcgattgcttctttccactgaagccaatcttttctatgttgaaattcttcaacatattttggttcatgatcctcatttttagatataatatcaagagcaacattatatgcaaaaatgttgtcaataattatattagttcgattccatctttttcctatcatgacatagtttattgaaatttcattattacctttaggtatttcaccttacGCATTAGCCATGTCCAgaatttctttatgggtatttacatcctcaactaagtccttttcactattaattatatttCGTTTTCGAagatttttatctttagaactCACTGGTCTTccacgcttctggcgtgttccagactcattagtgacaattcgttgtgttgggatatcattttttttatgtaacatttgcagctggtatatgtgacttagttaatttctttgcatctataaatgcatttggtaattgattttctatattttgcaaatgaattattttctgaactttaagttcacattgatttgtacggggatctaaatgagacaataacgatgcattccatgtaatttcttttttcaacttcttaattcctccccttaatgttgaaaatttgtctcattaaaatgataatgaacaaatcgtgcagtaaatacatcacctgtcaggggttcaagatatttgataattgatggagaatcatattcaacatatattcctaacctcctttgaggatccatcttagtgcgttgtggtggagcaatgggaacatatactgcacatccaaaaattctcaagtggaaaatatttggctcatcaccataagttaattgtaatggcgagtacttatgataagctactggcttaatgcgtacaagtgacgctgcatgcaaGATAGCATGCCCCCATAtaaatgaaggaagcttagctctcataagtaatggtcttgcaattaattgcaaacattttataaatgattatgctaaagaattttgtgtataaacatgagctacaggatgtttaacacttatcccaattgacatacaataattatcaaaagtctaagatgtaaattcaccagcattatcaaagcaaatggtcttaattgtataatcagaaaattgtgctcttaacatAAATATTTGAGTAAGTAAtattgcaaatgcaagattttgacttgataataagcacacgtgtgaccatctgctaGATGCATCtataataccataaaatatctaaatgatccacttggtgggttaatgggtacacatatatcaccatgaattcgttctaaaaatgcaggtgattcaatccccactttagctgatgatggtctaatatcaattttcc
This region includes:
- the LOC120087189 gene encoding zinc finger CCCH domain-containing protein 23-like, encoding MMIGEQSRFNHTIQVPPWDPLEDHHMTGISSPVFISGGVDSFIDSFSSIHRYLPSAADSDDLDAVAEAVDGFSCDHFRMFEFKIRRCARGRSHDWTECPYAHPGEKARRRDPRKYHYSGTACPEFRKGNCKKGDSCDFAHGIFECWLHPARYRTQPCKDGLACRRRVCFFAHTPEQLRVLPQQSPRTPVSADSVDGSSRIAHAFDSYFAKGSFVTSPTSILSTPPVSPPSDSPPLSPNCPFNSMNGLVSCMRNLQLGKSKATPHWGRIQLGGQNPLSPSGSGLYSLPSTPTTGNYELWGKSYEEEPAMERVESGRDLRAKMYAKLSKDNSVKEVDSTFTPDVGWVSELLM